Proteins from one Terriglobia bacterium genomic window:
- a CDS encoding acyl-CoA/acyl-ACP dehydrogenase, translating into MSPTTKTELQQELKSAVAELCRNFPDSYWRELDSRRAYPEAFVQALTKAGYMATLIPEEYGGAGMGISEAATILEEIHRSGGNAAACHAQMYVMGTLLRHGSETQKKKYLPALARGELRLQAFGVTEPTTGSDTTQMKTFARRVGDKYLVKGQKIWISRAEHSDLMLLVARTTPIEQVKKRSEGLSALLVDLRHAKNHGLTIRPIRTMMNHATTEVFFDDVEVPAENLIGEEGQGFRYLLDGLNAERILIAAECIGDGRWFLERACRYARDRVVFGRPIGQNQGLQFPLARAYANGEAASLMVEKAATLFDAHLPCGPQANMAKLLAADASWESANATVQTYGGFGFAEEYDVERKFRETRLYQVAPISTNLILSYIAEHVLGLPRSY; encoded by the coding sequence ATGTCTCCTACTACAAAGACCGAGCTGCAACAGGAACTCAAAAGCGCCGTCGCTGAATTGTGCCGCAATTTTCCCGATTCTTACTGGCGTGAACTCGATAGCCGGCGCGCTTATCCTGAAGCTTTTGTGCAGGCGCTGACCAAGGCCGGATACATGGCTACGCTCATTCCAGAAGAATACGGCGGCGCTGGGATGGGTATCAGTGAAGCCGCAACCATTCTGGAAGAAATCCACCGTTCCGGCGGCAACGCCGCGGCCTGCCATGCTCAGATGTATGTAATGGGAACGCTTCTGCGCCACGGCTCGGAGACCCAGAAGAAGAAATATCTACCTGCACTGGCCCGTGGTGAGCTTCGTCTTCAGGCCTTCGGCGTCACCGAGCCGACCACCGGTTCCGACACCACGCAGATGAAGACCTTTGCTCGCCGCGTTGGCGACAAGTACTTGGTGAAAGGCCAGAAGATATGGATCTCCCGCGCGGAACATTCTGACCTGATGCTGCTGGTCGCGCGGACAACGCCAATCGAGCAGGTAAAGAAACGGAGCGAAGGTCTCTCCGCCCTCTTGGTGGATCTTCGCCACGCCAAGAATCATGGGCTCACGATCCGTCCGATACGCACCATGATGAACCATGCAACGACAGAGGTCTTTTTTGATGATGTTGAAGTTCCTGCGGAAAATCTTATCGGCGAAGAAGGTCAGGGTTTCCGCTACTTGCTCGACGGCCTGAATGCCGAGCGCATTCTGATTGCTGCTGAATGCATTGGCGACGGACGCTGGTTTCTGGAGCGCGCATGCCGTTACGCCAGGGATCGCGTCGTGTTTGGTCGGCCTATCGGGCAGAACCAGGGCCTCCAGTTCCCTCTTGCCCGCGCGTATGCCAATGGTGAAGCAGCATCGCTCATGGTGGAAAAAGCCGCAACGCTGTTCGACGCCCACCTGCCTTGCGGCCCACAAGCCAACATGGCCAAGCTGCTGGCAGCGGACGCGTCTTGGGAATCGGCCAATGCCACGGTGCAAACCTATGGCGGCTTCGGCTTCGCCGAGGAGTATGACGTAGAACGCAAGTTCCGTGAAACGCGACTCTACCAGGTAGCGCCGATTTCCACCAACCTTATCCTTTCTTATATTGCCGAACACGTGCTGGGATTGCCGCGTTCGTATTAG
- a CDS encoding CoA ester lyase — translation MSASLDSADAITVRRSELACPAHSLKMMARAATSEADEVIFDLEDGCAPSQKVAARKTLIEALTSLDFRGKIRAFRANGIHTKFFYRDVIDVVEAAGRNIDVVVVPKVEDASDVHFADRLLTQIEQNIGLPAGRIRLEVLIESAKGVLHAEQIAASTPRLAGLIFGVVDYAGSIGARDAVREQFALYHYPKAKTAAAARAAGIDVVDGVTLQFRDLKQCEHDARSAAQMGFDGKWAIHPDQVPVINRVFTPSPEEITRAREIIDLYEHSDVNSGVGAMVYKDEMVDAASLPAERKKLAIARKIGLV, via the coding sequence ATGTCAGCCTCGCTAGATAGCGCCGACGCCATCACTGTCCGGCGCAGTGAACTCGCCTGTCCCGCGCATTCTCTCAAGATGATGGCCAGGGCCGCGACCAGCGAAGCCGACGAGGTCATCTTCGACTTGGAGGATGGCTGCGCTCCTTCGCAGAAAGTTGCCGCGCGCAAAACGCTGATAGAGGCCCTTACTTCTCTCGACTTTCGTGGCAAGATTCGCGCCTTCCGCGCAAACGGGATTCATACGAAATTCTTCTACCGCGACGTAATCGATGTTGTGGAAGCAGCGGGCAGAAACATTGATGTCGTTGTGGTTCCCAAAGTGGAGGATGCATCTGACGTGCACTTCGCGGACCGGCTGCTCACGCAGATTGAGCAGAACATTGGACTCCCTGCTGGCCGTATCCGGCTGGAAGTTCTAATTGAGAGCGCGAAAGGTGTTCTCCACGCCGAGCAGATTGCAGCATCAACGCCGCGCCTGGCTGGTCTGATTTTTGGCGTGGTGGATTATGCCGGCAGCATCGGCGCAAGAGATGCGGTGCGCGAGCAGTTCGCGCTCTATCACTACCCCAAAGCCAAGACGGCAGCCGCTGCGCGGGCCGCCGGAATCGACGTTGTGGATGGCGTCACGCTTCAGTTTCGCGACCTGAAACAATGCGAGCATGATGCGCGTTCCGCCGCGCAAATGGGTTTCGACGGAAAGTGGGCCATTCATCCCGATCAGGTTCCGGTCATCAACCGGGTCTTCACTCCTTCACCGGAGGAAATCACGCGGGCGCGGGAGATCATTGATCTTTACGAGCACTCTGATGTTAATTCCGGCGTCGGCGCCATGGTTTATAAAGATGAAATGGTGGATGCGGCCAGCTTGCCCGCCGAACGCAAGAAGCTGGCTATCGCCAGAAAAATTGGATTAGTGTAG
- a CDS encoding M20/M25/M40 family metallo-hydrolase: MIKWFLTLACGAALLCGVAFAQSQAALSPEHQFARDIFKQLIEINTTDTPAGNVTAAAEAMAERFRAAGFPAEDIHVDGPKPNKKNLVVRLHGRGAGKPILFIAHLDVVEALRQDWSMDPFKFNEVDGFFYGRGTSDIKQGDTILVANFIRLKKEGWVPARDLILALTADEEGGDSNGAQWLAKNHHDWIDAEYCINTDAGDFETKKGKRMLLGMQTSEKNYVDFRLEVKSNGGHSSRPVKDNAIYHLSRGLARLADFDFPVSLNETTRGYFERTAALETPATGADFRAVTGSDHAKADEAAKRLSQSAFFNALLRTTCVATRLEGGHANNALPQTAAANVNCRMLPQDSLQNVQDTLKRVLADDRIMVSVSGEAIPAPASAINPLIVSKLQALSAKLYGGLPIVPVMDTGASDGKYLRIAGIPTYGVPGVFEDVDDVRAHGKDERIGVKDFYDGVDFYYEFIKSLGAQ; this comes from the coding sequence ATGATTAAATGGTTTCTAACTCTGGCTTGCGGCGCGGCTTTGCTGTGCGGCGTCGCTTTCGCCCAATCTCAAGCTGCTCTGTCACCGGAACATCAGTTTGCCCGTGACATTTTTAAGCAGCTCATTGAAATCAACACCACTGACACGCCTGCCGGCAACGTAACCGCCGCCGCAGAAGCTATGGCCGAGCGTTTTCGGGCGGCAGGCTTCCCCGCAGAAGATATTCACGTCGATGGGCCAAAGCCGAACAAGAAGAACCTTGTCGTCCGCCTGCACGGACGCGGCGCAGGCAAGCCCATCCTGTTTATCGCTCATCTCGACGTGGTAGAGGCTCTGCGTCAGGATTGGTCCATGGATCCGTTCAAGTTCAATGAAGTGGATGGCTTTTTCTATGGCCGCGGCACGTCTGACATCAAGCAGGGCGACACCATCCTGGTCGCAAATTTTATCCGCTTGAAAAAAGAAGGCTGGGTTCCCGCGCGCGACCTCATCCTGGCGCTCACGGCAGACGAAGAGGGCGGCGACTCCAATGGCGCGCAATGGCTGGCTAAAAACCATCACGATTGGATCGATGCCGAGTACTGCATCAACACCGATGCCGGCGACTTCGAAACCAAAAAAGGCAAGCGCATGCTGCTGGGCATGCAGACCAGCGAAAAGAACTACGTCGATTTCCGTCTGGAAGTAAAAAGCAATGGCGGCCACAGCTCGCGGCCGGTGAAAGATAACGCAATCTATCATCTTTCGCGGGGATTGGCGCGTCTCGCAGACTTTGATTTTCCTGTGAGCCTCAATGAGACGACGCGTGGATACTTTGAGCGGACCGCCGCGCTGGAGACGCCAGCCACCGGTGCCGACTTTCGCGCAGTGACTGGTTCCGACCACGCCAAAGCGGATGAAGCCGCCAAGCGCCTGAGCCAGTCGGCATTCTTCAATGCTCTTCTGCGCACCACCTGCGTCGCAACGCGTCTTGAAGGCGGGCACGCCAACAACGCCCTGCCGCAAACCGCTGCCGCCAACGTGAATTGCCGCATGCTGCCCCAGGATTCACTACAGAATGTTCAGGACACATTAAAGCGCGTACTGGCGGATGATCGCATCATGGTGAGTGTGTCTGGTGAAGCCATTCCCGCTCCTGCGTCTGCCATCAATCCTTTAATTGTAAGCAAGCTGCAAGCGCTGAGCGCAAAATTGTATGGCGGCCTTCCCATTGTTCCAGTAATGGATACCGGGGCTAGCGACGGCAAGTACCTGCGCATCGCAGGAATTCCCACCTACGGCGTTCCCGGCGTGTTTGAAGATGTGGACGATGTGCGCGCGCATGGCAAAGACGAACGCATTGGAGTAAAGGATTTTTACGATGGCGTGGACTTTTATTATGAATTCATCAAATCTCTGGGAGCACAATAA
- a CDS encoding lmo0937 family membrane protein codes for MLWTVFAILLLLWLLGWGFHIAGSLIHLILVIALVVLLIEVITGRRAAI; via the coding sequence ATGCTTTGGACGGTTTTTGCAATTCTGCTGCTTCTCTGGCTGTTAGGTTGGGGATTTCATATCGCCGGAAGTTTGATTCACTTGATTCTAGTCATTGCCCTGGTCGTATTGCTGATTGAGGTGATAACGGGGCGCAGAGCAGCTATTTGA
- a CDS encoding BamA/TamA family outer membrane protein — protein MTTFQRWIGTSMLVAVAAGLTLLAPKIHSQQVQAETAAVSYEGQRVASVQLAGQPDGAPRRLKALITQPINAPYSQAKVNETAQALIKGGGAKDVEVQVTPAPEGLHVLFVLKPAYYFGVYTFPKAEKVFSYTRLLQAASYSKQEPFAQEKVEEAESNLLEFFHRVGFFMATVEPKMQTDEAHRIVNVEFDINLKRRAKFGNVILTGVSEQQTARLNASLRSIKARIKGAYIKPGKPYRLKKLTAATAFLQQQLASQHFLAARVKLVSTLYNPETNRTDIRYDINQRSRIEIKLAGAHVWGRTQKKLIPMYQENTVDPDLVNEGAQDLTSYFQSKGYFGAKVQSKIQRDPSGVTVLYQITKGPRGKVEAIEFHGNEHFSDKDLKSHVLVTKRTPLIPFSHGKYSEQLVRKSVKNIEGLYRGAGYSQVKVTPKVVNKDNELQLAFQVEEGVRDVVESLQVEGTKALTQQELAPKGMNLEPGKPYSTLLLTKDRDQIMATYLDKGFLNVTFKSKVEHTKDDPHHVHVVYEIDEGPQVHTASVEPVGAQHTRPEIIARNANIKVNKPLSETALLRGESQLYTLGVFDWASVDTRAPITDDPNAAVLVKLHESKRNTIAYGFGFQVINRGGSIPSGTIALPGLPPVGLPQKFTTSQKTFWGPEGSVEYTRRNFRGRAETVTLSAFGGRLDQRGSASWNNPTIWNTGWSSTVTFSGERTSENPIYTARLGGAGVQFQHYLDRNRQKSVIFRYDFRRTNLSNIVIPDLVLPEDQNVRLSALSASFSRDSRDNLLDAHKGIYESFQVDINPSFLGSSTSFGRFLGQTAYYKSLTSDSSLVWANSLRLGMEHAFGGAHIPISESFFSGGGSTLRGFSLNGAGPQREVLVCPTDNPNCGEKIAVPVGGKQLVILNSELRFPLGISVPFVGGTLGGAAFYDAGNVYSNVSFKNVASDLTHTVGFGFRYKTPVGPVRIDIGHLLNAPPGVKTYQFFLTLGQAF, from the coding sequence ATGACAACTTTTCAAAGATGGATCGGCACTTCAATGCTAGTGGCGGTGGCCGCGGGGCTGACTTTGCTGGCGCCAAAGATACACTCGCAGCAGGTGCAAGCTGAGACTGCGGCCGTTTCTTATGAAGGGCAGCGCGTGGCGTCAGTGCAGTTGGCTGGCCAACCGGATGGCGCGCCACGCAGGCTGAAGGCATTGATCACTCAGCCCATCAATGCGCCGTACTCGCAGGCAAAAGTAAATGAAACCGCGCAAGCCCTCATAAAAGGTGGGGGTGCGAAGGACGTGGAAGTACAGGTAACGCCTGCGCCCGAAGGACTACACGTGCTCTTTGTGTTGAAGCCCGCCTACTATTTTGGCGTTTATACGTTTCCCAAGGCAGAGAAGGTTTTTTCTTACACGCGTCTGCTGCAAGCAGCCAGCTATTCCAAGCAGGAGCCATTCGCCCAGGAAAAAGTAGAAGAGGCGGAATCGAACTTACTGGAATTCTTTCATCGCGTCGGTTTCTTTATGGCCACGGTGGAACCGAAGATGCAAACCGACGAGGCCCATCGCATCGTCAATGTGGAATTCGACATCAACTTGAAACGCCGTGCGAAGTTTGGAAACGTGATCTTAACCGGAGTTTCAGAGCAGCAAACCGCGAGGTTGAATGCCAGCCTTCGTTCCATCAAGGCGCGAATCAAAGGCGCGTACATCAAGCCGGGGAAACCGTATCGCCTGAAGAAGTTGACCGCGGCAACGGCATTTCTGCAACAGCAGTTGGCAAGCCAGCACTTCCTTGCCGCCCGGGTGAAGCTGGTCTCAACGCTATACAATCCGGAAACCAACCGGACTGACATTCGATATGACATAAATCAACGGTCGAGGATCGAGATCAAGCTGGCTGGAGCGCACGTTTGGGGACGAACACAAAAGAAGCTTATCCCCATGTACCAGGAAAATACTGTTGATCCGGACCTGGTGAATGAAGGCGCACAGGACCTGACGTCCTACTTCCAGTCGAAAGGTTACTTTGGCGCAAAAGTGCAGAGCAAGATTCAAAGAGACCCGTCGGGCGTGACGGTCTTATATCAGATCACCAAGGGCCCGCGAGGCAAGGTAGAAGCTATTGAATTCCATGGCAACGAGCACTTTTCTGACAAAGACCTGAAATCACACGTGCTGGTAACCAAACGTACTCCGCTGATCCCGTTTTCTCATGGGAAATATAGCGAACAGCTGGTGCGTAAGAGCGTGAAGAATATTGAAGGGCTGTATCGGGGCGCCGGATATAGCCAGGTGAAAGTCACGCCGAAGGTGGTGAACAAGGACAATGAGCTGCAGCTTGCGTTCCAGGTGGAAGAAGGCGTGCGTGACGTGGTGGAGTCATTACAGGTGGAAGGGACTAAGGCGCTCACACAGCAGGAGCTCGCGCCCAAGGGCATGAACCTGGAGCCGGGGAAGCCTTACTCCACACTGCTGCTAACCAAAGACCGCGACCAGATCATGGCAACGTACCTGGACAAAGGTTTTCTGAACGTGACGTTTAAGTCGAAAGTGGAGCACACGAAGGACGATCCGCACCATGTGCACGTGGTTTATGAGATAGACGAGGGACCGCAGGTGCATACGGCCAGCGTGGAGCCAGTGGGAGCCCAGCATACGCGTCCGGAAATTATTGCGCGCAATGCAAATATCAAAGTGAACAAGCCGTTGAGCGAGACAGCCCTTCTACGCGGCGAGAGCCAGCTCTACACCCTGGGCGTGTTTGATTGGGCCAGCGTGGATACACGCGCGCCGATCACCGACGATCCCAATGCGGCCGTGCTGGTGAAGCTGCACGAATCAAAGCGCAACACCATTGCGTATGGATTCGGCTTTCAGGTCATCAATCGCGGTGGCAGCATTCCCAGCGGAACGATTGCGCTGCCGGGACTTCCGCCCGTAGGTCTGCCGCAGAAATTTACCACCAGCCAAAAAACATTCTGGGGACCGGAAGGGTCGGTTGAGTACACACGCAGGAATTTCCGAGGTCGCGCGGAGACTGTAACTCTCTCTGCGTTTGGCGGAAGGCTGGACCAGCGTGGGTCAGCAAGCTGGAACAACCCTACAATCTGGAATACAGGATGGAGTTCCACCGTCACATTCTCCGGCGAGCGGACGAGCGAAAATCCCATCTACACCGCGCGCCTGGGCGGAGCGGGAGTCCAGTTCCAGCATTATCTGGATAGGAACCGGCAAAAGTCCGTGATTTTCCGCTACGACTTCCGCCGCACGAACCTTTCGAACATAGTGATACCAGACCTGGTGCTGCCGGAAGACCAGAACGTGCGGCTCTCAGCACTCTCCGCATCCTTCAGCCGTGATTCGCGCGACAACTTGCTGGATGCGCACAAAGGAATCTATGAGAGCTTTCAAGTGGACATAAACCCGAGCTTTCTTGGATCGAGCACAAGCTTTGGACGCTTTCTGGGACAAACCGCTTACTACAAATCTTTGACGAGCGATTCATCGCTGGTGTGGGCCAACAGCCTGCGGCTGGGAATGGAGCATGCATTTGGAGGCGCGCACATTCCCATCAGCGAAAGCTTTTTCTCTGGAGGCGGCAGCACGTTGCGCGGCTTCAGCTTGAATGGCGCCGGACCGCAGCGCGAGGTCCTGGTCTGTCCAACGGACAACCCGAACTGCGGTGAAAAGATTGCTGTGCCGGTAGGTGGTAAGCAGCTTGTGATCCTGAATTCAGAGCTGCGATTTCCGCTGGGCATTTCCGTACCGTTTGTGGGCGGAACTCTGGGCGGCGCGGCATTTTATGATGCCGGCAACGTTTATTCCAACGTGAGTTTCAAGAACGTGGCCTCCGACCTGACGCATACCGTTGGATTCGGATTCCGTTACAAGACGCCGGTGGGGCCGGTCCGCATTGATATTGGACATCTGCTAAATGCGCCGCCGGGAGTGAAGACATATCAATTCTTTTTGACGCTGGGACAGGCATTCTAA
- a CDS encoding translocation/assembly module TamB domain-containing protein, translated as MKKWKKITLWSLAAIIVLLVGTVVTLVLLLDHNEGFRHSILAKVEKSVRESTGARLEVRDFSLRLSNLSLDLYNVVVHGTEADPSKPLVAVDHLQVGLTIDSLLHKKWHVRDIIVDHPVVRMAVNKAGENNLPKPEKKSTSSSNTNVFDLAIRELRLNNGEIYYNDQKTPLEADLHNFAVNANYDPAQKKYTGDLGYNTGKIVYGKYSPVEHNLQAKFGVTPQQFTLDRLDLTAGESRVGLNATVNDYSSPNMQATGRYEGTLVINDFKRILKDPSLPGGTVKLTGQMKYQADPKRPMLETVSIDGNVSSAGLNVKTPRLQTEVRDLYAKYQLSGGNAEVNDIRARVLGGTLSGKLTIKDVAGASIAQLQASLKGLSLDQAQTATHNTSMRQAHLSGSVDADASAHWAKTLDNLVAHSDAIIKASLGQGPAMPVNGVIHADYAAAHKELALANSYIRTPQTSINLNGKISDRSQLQVALRSNDLHELETLSAALQKPMPGQPAPQPLGLYGTANVNATVSGSLTAPRINGQMDARNFRVKGSSWKVLHTAFAANPSQVTLSNGNLEAVPQGRINFSAQARLKNWAYTPSSPITANISGSQISIADLERLLNKTYPVSGTLALNVSVHGSQLNPVGQGTLTVTKAKVSTEPIQNLNVKFEGDGNTVKANLTVQMPAGSARADVNYFPKTEGYDAHVQSQNFRLEKLQTVIARNMQIAGGVNLNVSGKGTVKDPQLQATIEVLQLQMQKQTVQGVKFQTTVQNHVATIALDSDVAKVALKARGTVGIETPYMADIRLDSGKIDFQPLVALYAPAQAADLSGQTELHATVRGPLADKNRVEAHLEVPNLNVNYKQFQLAAAKPIRVDYQNGTATLQPTSIRGTGTSIDAQGIVPVTTPKAASFLVKGNVDLGIAQLVVPDITSSGQLQFDVDSKRYGQGTNLNGQIKIVNANLHTADSPVGLDHANGVINVTHTRLEISSFQGQMGGGTINATGAVAYRPAIQFQLGLSANNIRVRYPEGVRAILASNLALTGNPQASELNGQVRIERVSFTPDFDLGTFTSQFSGESSDSGTPGSFTQSMKLNIAVQSTSQMNLVSSQVSVKGDANLRVVGTAADPVILGRSNLTGGEFFLAGNRYQVDHGTIDFLNPVRTEPVLNIQVKTRIDEYNITLALNGPVERLQTTYTSDPALPPVDIINLIATGKTVESAAANPSPSPTSSLGAQSLLASGISSQVSGKIAKLAGVSQLQIDPGLGTDNGQNPGARVAIQQRVTSNLLVTFATDITSTQRQAIQIEYKFNPKWSVSGTRNQNGGFGVDGRYRKDF; from the coding sequence GTGAAGAAGTGGAAAAAGATTACTCTGTGGAGTCTGGCGGCAATCATCGTGCTGCTTGTGGGTACCGTGGTGACGCTGGTGTTGTTGCTCGACCACAATGAAGGTTTTCGCCATAGCATTCTGGCCAAGGTGGAGAAGAGCGTGCGTGAATCGACCGGCGCGCGGCTAGAGGTGCGAGACTTCAGCCTCAGGCTCTCCAATCTAAGCCTGGATCTTTACAATGTCGTGGTGCATGGGACCGAAGCCGATCCCAGCAAGCCATTGGTGGCAGTTGACCATCTGCAGGTGGGGTTGACGATTGATTCATTGCTGCATAAGAAGTGGCATGTGCGCGACATTATTGTGGACCATCCAGTGGTGCGGATGGCGGTGAACAAGGCAGGGGAAAACAATCTGCCCAAACCGGAAAAGAAAAGCACCAGCAGCAGCAACACGAACGTTTTTGATCTGGCGATACGGGAACTGCGCCTGAACAACGGCGAAATTTATTACAACGACCAGAAGACGCCGCTGGAAGCCGATCTGCATAACTTTGCGGTGAATGCGAACTACGATCCGGCGCAGAAGAAATATACTGGCGATCTTGGCTACAACACGGGAAAAATCGTGTATGGAAAATATTCGCCGGTAGAGCACAACTTGCAGGCAAAGTTTGGCGTAACGCCACAACAATTCACGCTGGACAGACTTGATCTTACGGCAGGGGAGTCGCGGGTTGGGTTGAATGCAACGGTAAACGATTACAGCTCGCCGAACATGCAGGCCACGGGCAGATATGAAGGGACGCTGGTCATCAATGACTTCAAACGAATCCTGAAAGATCCTTCGCTTCCCGGCGGGACGGTGAAGCTAACGGGACAAATGAAGTATCAGGCTGACCCGAAGCGGCCGATGCTGGAGACGGTGTCTATTGACGGCAACGTGAGCAGTGCTGGGCTCAACGTGAAGACGCCGAGATTGCAGACCGAAGTCCGCGATCTTTACGCGAAGTACCAGCTTTCAGGCGGCAATGCGGAAGTGAATGACATTCGCGCGCGAGTGCTGGGCGGCACGCTGAGCGGCAAGCTGACGATTAAAGACGTTGCGGGAGCGTCGATCGCGCAGTTGCAGGCTTCGCTGAAAGGTTTGTCGCTGGACCAGGCGCAGACGGCGACGCACAACACGTCGATGCGGCAGGCGCATTTGAGCGGAAGCGTTGATGCGGATGCGAGCGCGCATTGGGCCAAGACGCTGGACAATCTTGTAGCGCATAGCGATGCCATAATCAAAGCAAGTCTTGGACAAGGGCCTGCGATGCCGGTGAATGGCGTGATCCATGCTGACTACGCCGCGGCGCATAAAGAGCTTGCGCTGGCTAATAGCTACATTCGGACGCCGCAAACAAGCATTAACCTGAATGGAAAAATCAGTGATCGTTCGCAATTGCAGGTGGCGTTGCGATCGAATGATTTGCACGAATTGGAGACGTTGTCGGCGGCATTGCAGAAACCCATGCCCGGGCAGCCCGCGCCACAGCCGCTGGGACTTTACGGCACAGCCAATGTGAATGCGACGGTGAGTGGATCGCTCACGGCGCCGCGGATCAATGGCCAGATGGATGCGCGCAATTTCCGCGTAAAGGGAAGTTCGTGGAAGGTGCTGCACACGGCTTTTGCGGCGAATCCTTCACAGGTGACGCTGAGCAATGGCAACCTGGAAGCTGTGCCGCAGGGCCGAATCAATTTCAGCGCGCAAGCGCGGCTGAAGAACTGGGCCTACACGCCGTCCAGTCCGATTACGGCGAATATTTCCGGCTCGCAGATTTCGATTGCTGACCTGGAGCGGTTGTTGAATAAGACGTACCCGGTGAGCGGCACGCTTGCGCTCAACGTTTCTGTCCACGGATCGCAGCTCAATCCCGTGGGGCAGGGAACGTTGACGGTGACGAAAGCGAAGGTATCGACCGAGCCGATCCAAAATCTGAACGTGAAGTTTGAAGGCGATGGTAACACCGTGAAAGCGAATCTGACGGTGCAAATGCCGGCCGGGTCGGCGCGGGCGGATGTGAATTATTTTCCCAAGACGGAGGGATACGATGCGCATGTGCAATCGCAAAATTTCCGGCTGGAAAAGCTGCAGACCGTCATCGCGCGGAACATGCAGATTGCGGGCGGCGTGAACCTGAATGTGAGCGGGAAGGGAACAGTCAAAGATCCGCAATTGCAGGCGACTATCGAAGTGCTGCAATTGCAGATGCAGAAGCAGACGGTGCAGGGGGTGAAGTTCCAAACCACGGTGCAGAACCATGTGGCGACAATTGCGCTCGATTCAGACGTAGCCAAGGTCGCGCTCAAAGCGCGCGGCACGGTGGGAATCGAGACGCCGTATATGGCGGACATCCGCCTGGACAGCGGGAAGATTGATTTCCAGCCGCTGGTTGCGCTGTATGCTCCGGCGCAGGCGGCAGATTTGTCCGGTCAGACAGAGCTGCATGCGACGGTGCGCGGACCGCTGGCGGATAAGAACCGAGTGGAAGCGCATCTTGAAGTGCCGAACCTGAACGTAAACTACAAACAATTTCAATTGGCGGCGGCAAAACCCATTCGCGTTGACTACCAGAACGGCACCGCAACGCTGCAGCCAACTTCAATTCGCGGGACCGGCACGAGTATAGATGCGCAAGGAATAGTGCCGGTGACTACGCCAAAGGCCGCGTCGTTCCTAGTGAAAGGCAATGTTGACCTGGGAATTGCGCAACTGGTTGTACCGGACATTACCAGTTCCGGCCAGTTGCAATTTGATGTTGATTCAAAGCGTTATGGCCAGGGGACGAATTTGAACGGCCAGATCAAGATTGTGAATGCCAACCTGCATACGGCGGATTCCCCCGTTGGCCTGGACCACGCGAACGGGGTGATCAATGTAACGCATACACGGCTGGAGATCAGCAGCTTTCAGGGGCAGATGGGCGGAGGGACCATCAATGCGACGGGCGCAGTGGCGTACCGGCCGGCAATCCAGTTCCAGCTTGGGCTTTCAGCCAACAACATCCGTGTGCGCTATCCGGAAGGGGTACGCGCCATTCTGGCCTCTAACCTTGCGCTCACGGGGAACCCGCAAGCGTCAGAGCTAAACGGCCAGGTGAGAATTGAGCGCGTATCATTCACGCCGGACTTTGATCTGGGCACATTTACTTCGCAGTTCAGTGGGGAGTCGAGCGACAGCGGAACGCCAGGCTCATTCACGCAGAGCATGAAGCTGAATATCGCGGTGCAATCGACGAGCCAGATGAACCTGGTGAGCAGCCAGGTAAGCGTAAAGGGTGACGCGAATTTACGCGTGGTGGGCACGGCCGCTGATCCTGTGATTCTGGGGCGCAGCAACCTGACAGGCGGCGAATTCTTTCTGGCCGGGAACCGCTATCAGGTGGACCACGGAACAATCGATTTCCTGAACCCCGTACGCACAGAGCCGGTGCTGAACATCCAGGTAAAAACCAGGATTGACGAATACAACATCACGCTGGCGTTGAATGGACCGGTGGAACGCCTGCAAACAACGTACACGTCCGATCCTGCATTGCCGCCGGTGGACATTATTAACCTGATCGCGACGGGGAAGACCGTGGAGTCAGCGGCGGCCAATCCAAGCCCAAGCCCGACGAGTTCGCTGGGCGCGCAATCACTGCTGGCATCGGGCATCAGCAGCCAGGTAAGCGGCAAGATCGCCAAGCTGGCCGGCGTGTCACAGTTGCAGATCGACCCCGGCTTGGGAACCGACAACGGACAGAACCCCGGGGCGCGCGTCGCAATCCAGCAGCGCGTTACCAGCAACCTGCTGGTGACATTTGCCACTGACATTACATCGACGCAACGGCAGGCAATACAGATTGAGTACAAGTTCAATCCAAAATGGTCCGTGAGCGGAACGCGCAACCAGAACGGCGGCTTTGGCGTGGATGGAAGGTATAGGAAGGATTTTTAG